In the Enterococcus rotai genome, GCAGCAAATAGAGCGAAAGATGTTGCTTGGATGACAGCGCACTTATTCGGTGAAGTTGAATTTTCTGATCAATCCGATCAGTTTGTTCAGATCGCATTACAAGGATCGTTTGCTAAAGAAATTATAGCGAAATTAACAAAAGAGGAAGAAATTCCTAAAAAATACTATAGTTTTACTGAACAGGCCAATGTTGGCGGTGTCACTTGTATTTTATCTCGAACGGGTTATACAGGGGAGTTTGGCTATGAATTATACTGTAAACCAGAAGATGGACTTACATTATGGCATCTGTTAGTAGAAACAGGTCAAGAATACGGCATCATCCCATGTGGTCTAGGTGCACGTGATACATTGCGTTTAGAGGCTGGAATGCCACTCTATGGGCATGAAATGACTGAAGAAATCACACCGCTTGAAACAGATCTAGGTTTTGCGGTCAAAATGAAAAAAGAAGATTTTATTGGCAAACAGGGCCTACTTGATAAAGGTGAACCTAAAATTACTCGGATCGGGTTACAGTTAACGGATCGCGGGATTGTTCGTGAAGGAGCCGATGTTTATTTTAAAGGGAATAAGATTGGCCAAACGACCTCAGGTACGATGTGTCCATTTATCAATAAGGCTTGTGCAATGGCTTTAGTAGAAAAAGGAATCGTAGAAATCGGTTCACCAATAGAAGTAGAAGTTAGAGGTAAGAAAATTACGGCTGAAGTTGTCACAATACCGTTTGTAAAAAAATAATTGGAAAAGAAGGAGTCGTTTATTATGGCAAAGGCGGAAGAATTGAAGTTTTCTAAATCACATGAGTGGGTACTTTTTGATGGAGATAAAGTTAGGATCGGTCTGTCTGATTACGCACAAGACCAATTAGGGGATATTGTGTTTATTGATTTACCAGATGAAGGGGATGAAGTCACAAAAGGTGAATCATTTGCGGATATCGAATCAGTTAAAGCTGTTTCAGAGGCGTATTCTCCAATTACAGCAACGGTTTCAGCAATCAATGAAGAGTTGATGGATAGCCCAGAGTTGATCAATTCTGCACCATTGGATTCATGGTTGATCGAAGTAGAGGGAGTCGAAGCAATCGAAGACTTATTAACCGCTGACGAATATAAGAAATTCTGCGAAGAATCTGAGGAGGCGTAATGAATGGGTAATTATCTTGGATCAACAGAACAACAATACCAAGACATGCTGAAAACGATCGGATTAACGGATAGGATGGATCTCTACCAAACGCTTCCCAAAGAAATGATCGTAGAAAAACTTGATATTCCAGCGGGAAAGTCAGAATTTGAAGTACGTCGTATTCTAGAA is a window encoding:
- the gcvT gene encoding glycine cleavage system aminomethyltransferase GcvT produces the protein MDLKTPLYDAHLEAGGKMVPFAGYTLPVQYKDSGVIKEHLAVRNQVGLFDVSHMGEVVYEGKDALANLQYLLTNDFSNLEIGRVRYTLMCNENGGVIDDLLVYKCSEEKYLLVVNAANRAKDVAWMTAHLFGEVEFSDQSDQFVQIALQGSFAKEIIAKLTKEEEIPKKYYSFTEQANVGGVTCILSRTGYTGEFGYELYCKPEDGLTLWHLLVETGQEYGIIPCGLGARDTLRLEAGMPLYGHEMTEEITPLETDLGFAVKMKKEDFIGKQGLLDKGEPKITRIGLQLTDRGIVREGADVYFKGNKIGQTTSGTMCPFINKACAMALVEKGIVEIGSPIEVEVRGKKITAEVVTIPFVKK
- the gcvH gene encoding glycine cleavage system protein GcvH — translated: MAKAEELKFSKSHEWVLFDGDKVRIGLSDYAQDQLGDIVFIDLPDEGDEVTKGESFADIESVKAVSEAYSPITATVSAINEELMDSPELINSAPLDSWLIEVEGVEAIEDLLTADEYKKFCEESEEA